Genomic window (Lycium barbarum isolate Lr01 chromosome 2, ASM1917538v2, whole genome shotgun sequence):
tcttcctATTTATATGTGTTatctaatcgttgtcggcctatgatgcctacaagcactagtgttgtgctcatactactcttgctgcactccTTGTGGAGTGCAGAGTTTGATCCAAGTTCTTGTTTGAGACCTCGTGATTGATCCCGAGGCTATTATCAGAGATTTTTGGTTGAGCTACTAGCCGGACCCGCAGCTTGGGATCTCTTCTTATGTATTCTGTCTATTTCATTTTCTAGAGAcagtattttatttcattacttagaGATTTGTAATTTCAGTATTTCGACTATGTATTCCatattagaagctcttgtacaagtcAAGACCAGGTTATGGAAATTTTAAAGATCAAGTATAACTTTTCCGCATTTGTTTATATTACCTaaattgctatttttttttttcaatgaacTTAAATTCCGCACTTGTTTCCGAAAGGAGTAAACGATTTGGGGATGGCTCGCCTACCGGGGGATaatgtaggtgccatcatgatccgtaaaatgggtcgtgacaaaaataaaGAGCACAATTACTTGTTGAGAGTCTGATTGAATCCAGTTCTAATTTCCTATATTAGACTATTAAGTTGTAACCTTGTCTTTTTATTTTAGAAGTACTTTGTGAGGTTTATTTTCAGGAAACTTCAGCTTCAAGTTAGAGTTAACTTAAAGAGGTTAGCAACAACCGATTGATTGTTGAGGTGAAGGGACTAGGGGCAATCTCCTAAGTTACAAGTATGAATTTCACTCCATCAAAATTCGAagctagaaatgttagaatgTCCACATGGATAATTGATTTGTGACAATCAAATTTACACGACGACCTTGCTTTTTTATCCTTTAATGTCGGCTTTTCTTATCATAGTAAAACAGAATTCACCAAGTGTTTATTATAACCTGCCCCTAATATTGCTAAAATTTGATTGGACTTAGCTTGTATTTTGAGATTATGGGTAAGTTTGTATACCTTTTGGACTTGTCGGGATGGTCGGAGTAGAAACCTGAGGGCTCAGAGGTATTTTAGCACATCTATAACTATGTTAAAATTGTAGATTTCTTGCCGGTGTCTGGTGCATCCGCAATTGCGAGATTAGACACTGCGATCGCAAAAGAAATGGTGGGCTGACCGGTAAAGCTAAGGAGATTTTCTCTCCGAGACCTGGTCAACTGCGATCGTGAAGGTCAAAGGAATGACCCATCTTCCTCGTGAAGTATGTTTGCACGATCACAAAAAGACGGATAGTTCAAGCATAATTTGAATAGTGACGAATTTCAGAGGGTGTCAAATCAATGGAGTGATTTCAACCTAAATCTTTAAAAGAGAGGTATCATGagtgaaataaaataaataaaggagattGTATCATGATGGAAATGGAATAGATAAAGAAGAggtacaaaaaaagaaaaaaaatggaataagTTTAGATGAGAAGCTGGTGGGGAAATCTGCTGAAACTTTTTTCAAAAACTAATGTTTAAAATTTTTCATAGTGAATTGGAGTTATGGAAAAGAGGTGCTCCTTCAAGATCAGATAAACATTTCTACTTACTAAGTTCTTCATGAAATCTGTATTAACTTGAAGTTTATTGTTGGCATAGAGTTTGATCAGATTGACTTACAAGACAACTGGATTATTTTTCGTGAAATTGAGGACAAGTTATGGGCCTAAATCGATTTCTATTCGTGTATATTGGTTTGATCAGATTGCTAAAGAGCTTGATCAGATTGACTTACAAGATTAATAATACTGTTGAAGCTATTGCAGCTAACAGTGGATTACAATATTGGTGCATTCATAATAATATCAACAATTTGATTCTGTAAAAGGACTCTAAAATCATCTTGGACATGATTAATGGAAGAAGCAACCCATCTTAGAAGCTTGTTTTTAAAAAGCCATGCCTAGATTTTATTCCTTTAAAAGACTACTAGAGTAGGGCATAACCATACCTTTAGTCATACAAAATCAAATTGAGAGATTTCAATCTTCAAGGGAGCTGCTAGATAGGTAACAAAAATTAAGCCATGCCTAGCTTTTATTCCTCAGAACGAAAGCACTGATCATGtttttcacaatggcactctggCCATGACTTTTTTTGGAATCATTTTTGCTCTATCTTTGGAGTTATATTAGGAGTAACTTCTCTCTCATTTATACTTTTTCCCACTGGTGGAACCACCACAGCTTTATAACATTTGAGGCTGCTTGATCGGTTATAAATTTGACCTTAACGTATTTGTAAACAGTGATCCATACATTATCAGTGCATGAAAGTTAAACCATTTCTGTTACTAGCGAGACTTGTATGGATTAAAGTCATGTCGGGAAAAAAACTGATTGAAGGAGTGATTTAGAGTCAAGATATGACTTTTGAACCTACTAAGAAAATTCACATCCGACCTTTTAATTTGTTGTAGATCTCAAACACAAATTAAAAAGGAGGTATATACAAAGCATTTGGTTGGTGAGTCGGCATTACCCTCAAAATTCTAAGTCGCATGTGAATGATTGTGCTAGAAACTAAAAGCACATATTAGAACAAGTAGTTACGTACGCCAGTGATTAATCCTTTTGGAATCATTAATTAATTGATTTTCTAACCTTTTTAAAGGGGGCAAGCGTTCATCAAGGTAGGAAGCAGTGGTGGAGCCAGTATTTTTAGTAAgggagttcaaaatataaaaaagtaaacatacgaagacgccaaagggggttcaacatctactatatatacataaaaaataattttaaccatgtataaataGTGTTTTTTTTCCGCCAAAGGGAGTTCATGTGCCCCTAGTAGGAAGCCACATGGGTTCGTCCGCCCCTGGTAGGAAGCCACATTCTTAAAgatatttaataaaaataaaaagggcTAATCTCCATTACTTGAACGATTATATACACAAATTAGAGCCATCCTAATATATTTACCAAAATCCACAAGATATGAAAAAAAATCTACGTATGGAGTTTCACTTTTTATCTTTCTCAGAAACTTCTTTTTAGAGTTTAACCATATAGTGTACTATAGATAGAGATAAATAAAAAGCAGCCACAAATAAAGAACTATGCAAACAAGCAGATGAAACTAAAAAACATCACAATTTTTTAATACAGATGGATAATAATAAAAACCTTGATTCATAAAGCTGTCAACGGTATCCTGACAATCAAAATTAAAGATAAACCGGAGTGTTTAGAACAATATACTTGTCCCGATTTACAAATATCACAAAAAATAGGGCCATTGCCCAAAACCAAATATTCATCAGTCAGAAGAATTAATAAAATGATGATGTAGCTGCTAAAATAGAAATATTAGCTATTCAAGCAGTATATCGACATTTGGTGAAGCTTGAGGGAACTGAAGCACTTCTAAGTAGAATAGCGATATTTCAGGTTCTTCAATTGAATTTGCAGGCGTAAGTGTCACCTCTACAAGTGAAGGACAATGAGCTAGCATAAGTTTCATGAAAAAACGTTCATTTGTGGTGTTCACAAAACCATCCAACTTTATCTTTCTAAGTGCTATGAGATCTTCTTCTACACAATTTGGTGTTGACAAATACTCTCTAACTGCGTCCATATCACTTTGCTCTACATTTGCGAGTTCTTCCTGTATATATAACACATACGAGCAATTTAGGTGATCCATGCGTATAACATGGTTTTAACTAATATTCTCATTCAAACACATGATAGATTTAATCCCAAATTTTATAACAAGATAATCTACTTAATCCCTCCAACCAAACATCGTCTAATGTCCATACCCAGTCATTTACTAATTCACATACAATGAAATGAAATTGAGTGAGTACGTATATGATTCATTAAACAAAGCCAGTTAGTAGCTTATGCTAGGGTTTCTTGGTTGATAAGCCAATAACTATTCCACAACTTTTAAGGACAGTGGTGTTATGGTTAAGGCATGtatgtcatttatttattttgttccAAAATTTTTATCCTATAAATAGGTTATACCGGGCAATAGTTTGCCCATTTAGGCATTATTCATCTTTAAGTATAATAAATATAAAACACAAAAGGAAACATGTCTCAAGATTTAAAAAACAATTAGCATGATTTTATACTACTTGCAAAAAAGGAATATGCAACTTCAATATGCTAGATAACATTTGTTTTCCAAGTTTCCTGCTAAACATTTTCACACTGTTTCAAACAAGCATCAATAATAAGAATATATATTTAGCTTTTAGTTAATTACCTCAATTTTAAGTGTATGCAACCGGGGAGCACTTTGCAGCAAGCAAATAACTGCTGAAATTTGAGCTTCATCGGCAAAGCATAGACCTAAGTTGAGAAGCTGCAAATTCTCCAGTGGAGCCTCAAGCCTCTTTGGAATAACATGAGGAACTACAAactttaaaagaaagaaaaaacaaaagaataaGAGAGGGACTTTAAACATTTTCATACAGCTATATAAAACAACAAAGAATAGGATTTGATTAAATTCTATTGAGTATGACTCATAATGATCAACTATCAAAATAATGACTCTGGTTATTATAAAATGATTGAACAATCGGGGGCAATTTACTTACGATACTTAGTTGATATTCATAGATGAAAAATTGTTTCAACCTAAACAAAACAACAATGTGGGTAATCAAACTTGCCAGAGGAGCCGGTGTACAAATAAAAAAGTATGTTTTGacataaaataatatattataTCTCTCTGACTCATATTTACGATGAGCTAAATAAAGCATAGAGTAAAACAATAAATTTGTATGAAACTTACCTTGAAGAACGGACTATTGAAGTCTAACCCTATAAGTTTAGGGAACGAACAAATAATGTCTGTCAAAGTAAACCTTCTCCAAAATTCATATTGCTCGATTTTGTCGCATGTCACAATAGTCAACGTTTTCAGATTGGGATAGGCTTTGAGAACTATCAAATCAACATAGTGACTATCAACAATGTGTAAGCCACGCAACCGGGGCGCAGAGATATTAAGATACTGGAGACCATCACAATATGTAAGCACCATGATCGAGAGAAGTGGAGCCACAAGTTTGGTATACACCAATATTGGATCAAAACTTATTAGCCTTAGATCAAGCCTCACAAGATTCTGAAATGATGTAGAGGTAAGGGGCATCTTGAAGTCACAATTGGTGATATCTAAACGGCTCAATTCTCCAGAATTGAATACGAAAGATGGCAAAGTATATGTGGATTGGATTGAATTATTTTCGATTTTGAGTTCCTTAAGCCCATTGTTAGAAACGTATCGTAGCCAATGATGAAGGTCCCAGTCAGAACCAACAGTTGATATGTCAAGCACAAACTTGACAATTGAACCACTATGTTGTAAGAGGATTTTGtttataatatttttaaagtCAAAAGTGACTGAGGATGATGATCGATTTTGATAATCTATTTCTTCATGGAACCGGCGATCTAGCACAAGAAATGGATGTGTAGACCATATCTGATTCCATTTTTGTGATAACACGCTCATCCTTGCAACTTCCTTTATGGTCATACgtttcaaaatatcatcaataaggtTTCTTGGTAATTTAGATATTTTGTCAATATCATGTCCTTCATCGTATTGATTCACATAGTTTTGACCAATATGACTGTCGTTCCTCCTTAATCTGGTCATAAAACAAGTCAAAGCTTTTAGTACATAATAGTGAAATATCAAAAATGACCCTTTCTTAAGTAATCTTTTCAACTCAACGTTATCATAAAGCTAGTGTGATAATAATTATGGCATAAAAACACACTTGAACTACAGTGAAATTTTCAGTTACACACCTGAACTACGCAGGTGTGTAACTGAAAATCACTAAATCACGGTCTATTACCACTTTCATTCACCATCGTTGTTCACTAGCGCTAACACCTCCACCAAAAGAATTTTGCACCATTGCTGGCCATATCATCGTCACCATTTCTACTGGACAACCACCACAACTATCCACCACAAATCACCGCCTTACAACTTAACTTTTCTTAagaattttatatttattaattttaattaaaaaatattatgAATTATCAGATGTTGAGAAAACTAACAATTTTAAGTATTCATTATTCAAATCCGAATAAATTATCTCACTATTCAAACATTAAATGTGCATTCAACTTCTTAATTCATATCAAATTGACTTTTAAAACATAATCCTCTTTGCATTTGAACTTTCCAAAACTGACATGACAGGATCCCCTCCCCCTTCCCCCCACCCCACTTTAAGTCACTCCCACAATCTAGAAAAGAATGAtaaaaagagagggagaaaaactTATGTTCTGTGTTATAGATTGTAACACACGTGAACTTAAATTGATCTAACATAAAGGTATCTTTAGTGGAACAaacatgaattaaaaaaaaaaaaaatcctcctcACGCACATAAATTAAAAACAAAATTCATAAGAACATAAAGAAGAATTCTATATGGGAACACGACATCGACTGAGATTATTCCTTTACACTTCATAATTAATGTCACACACAACATTCAAGATTTACAAAAATATTGTTCataaagagagaaaaaatcaAAAGATAAGTAGCCATTTATGGAATCAATTCTATAAGAACGAAATTGAAacgaaaaagaaaacaaaagggaaATCTGAATTACCTCGCCATTCCAATTAGATAGACAGAATGCCACAGATTAAAGTCTTGGCTAGCTCTTACGATTTATTTATAGATTTCAAATATGTGAAATGACATCCCAAATTTTTTCTTTAGTAGGAAAATGAATTAATTCATTTGAAGTTACTTAAAtttcaaaattaattatttttctctATATTTGGATGTATATTCATTTATTCACCATAAATTTCTATTACAATAATCTCTGATTTGGTTGACTCCAAAATTTGAAAACTTCTCCTTACAAAGTTGTTTCATCGATGTCTTCGAGGCGAAGTAACTTTTAAATTATCTAAAGTATAAATAATTACAATATGTAATTAATTATTCTATATCCAGAGCATTTACATAAACACTTACTTAGAACATACTTTTTCTGCAATGTCTAAAATAGTCTAATCTAAATTAAAGCTTACttgtattaattttaatttttatgttATTTAGAGAGTTTTCT
Coding sequences:
- the LOC132622399 gene encoding uncharacterized protein LOC132622399, yielding MKMFKVPLLFFCFFFLLKFVVPHVIPKRLEAPLENLQLLNLGLCFADEAQISAVICLLQSAPRLHTLKIEEELANVEQSDMDAVREYLSTPNCVEEDLIALRKIKLDGFVNTTNERFFMKLMLAHCPSLVEVTLTPANSIEEPEISLFYLEVLQFPQASPNVDILLE
- the LOC132628920 gene encoding F-box/FBD/LRR-repeat protein At1g13570-like; this encodes MARLRRNDSHIGQNYVNQYDEGHDIDKISKLPRNLIDDILKRMTIKEVARMSVLSQKWNQIWSTHPFLVLDRRFHEEIDYQNRSSSSVTFDFKNIINKILLQHSGSIVKFVLDISTVGSDWDLHHWLRYVSNNGLKELKIENNSIQSTYTLPSFVFNSGELSRLDITNCDFKMPLTSTSFQNLVRLDLRLISFDPILVYTKLVAPLLSIMVLTYCDGLQYLNISAPRLRGLHIVDSHYVDLIVLKAYPNLKTLTIVTCDKIEQYEFWRRFTLTDIICSFPKLIGLDFNSPFFKVETIFHL